A region from the Lycium barbarum isolate Lr01 chromosome 8, ASM1917538v2, whole genome shotgun sequence genome encodes:
- the LOC132608248 gene encoding uncharacterized protein LOC132608248, whose protein sequence is METSVGQGTCNNNQGNYNNNYSGVNQGNYNNFRNKSFNPFIPPKGQSSDQDGSRLEDMLEKVLSNQTKAKKTLSGLTEIVGFHMASIQKLESQMRDMSREQHPPQKRGLPSDTIPNLKNGGGGVDRVYGISTRSSKILQEVPTKIPTMEEVADIPDGSKMTDDKSKQTLSLNFPFLDIVKEMTGFAKYLKDLITKKRSVQHETVSLTHTVSSIILTTTVQNKGDPGTFTIPCSIGCFDFARDLYDNGASINLMSLSIYKQSGLGMPGPMTMRLQMADRSIKRLVGVVDDVLVRGDLSLLPQRRLWIRRRMK, encoded by the exons atggagacctcagtaGGGCAAGGTACTTGCAACAACAACCAGgggaactacaataataattataGTGGCGTGAACCAAGGAAACTACAACAATTTTAGAAATAAGAGTTTCAATCCATTTATTCCACCAAAGGGGCAATCAAGTGATCAAGATGGTTCGCGGTTGGAGGATATGCTTGAGAAGGTGCTATCAAATCAGACCAAGGCTAAGAAGACTTTATCTGGGTTGACTGAAATAGTGGGATTTCACATGGCTTCTATTCAGAAGCTCGAATCACAAATGCGTGATATGTccagagagcagcaccctcctcaAAAGAgaggacttcctagtgacacTATTCCGAATCTGAAGAATGGGGGAGGTGGTGTAGACCGTGTTTATGGTATCAGTACTCGGAGTAGTAAAATACTCCAAG AGGTTCCCACAAAAATTCCAACTATGGAGgaagttgctgatattccagatgGTTCAAAAATGACTGATGACAAGAGCAAGCagact TTGTCATTGAACTTTCCCTTCTTGGATATTGTCAAGGAGATGACTGGATTTGCGAAGTATTTGAAAGATCTGATTACGAAGAAAAGGTCTGTGCAACATGAAactgtgagtttgactcacactgtgagttctatTATTTTGACAACAACGGTCCAGAACAAGGGAGATCCTGGGacattcaccattccttgttctatcgGGTGTTTTGATTTTGCTCGTGATCTGTATGATAATGGGGCTAGTATTAATTTAATGTCACTTTCTATTTATAAACAATCAGGATTGGGGATGCCTGGGCCGATGACTATGCGATTACAAATGGCTGATAGATCTATTAAGAGGCTAGTTGGCGTGGTTGATGATGTTCTTGTACGG ggagacctttccttgcttcCACAAAGGCGCTTATGGATTCggagaagaatgaaataa